Part of the Nicotiana sylvestris chromosome 5, ASM39365v2, whole genome shotgun sequence genome is shown below.
TGTAACGAATTGGTTCTAATTTTATGTAACACTAGTCAAACATTTACGGGTtaaaatttgaagtttatgggtttgTGATTCTAGTCTGTTTAAGTTACTAGATTCtaatttaataatttatatatatttgatagactttttaagACAAATATAGGGTCTGGATTAAAACAACTGGATTCGGACGAACTCGCAACCTGTGTTCTAGCTTCACTCCTATAGTCAaacattatttttctttcattataaTATTTTGAAATATAAAGAGTATGATTTAGTAATTGCAATTTATCCCACACAAATAGTGCTCATGTTCCTGCATAAATTACGTGGGTGTTAAGCTTGATACTGCTAATTGATTGCTGAATTACTTATGCGGGTATTGTTTGTTCTTATTTGGACAATCAAATACTACATTAGTTATGCAAAAATTATTTATGCAGCTAAccaaatattatattattttatgtcTGGATTATTTTGCTAACGAGCAACCAAACAATCCTTAAGGAATTGGCTATCAAAATGCATCAATAACCACTTTTAAATatgctatttaaaatatatccaGCATTTGCAATATATTTAAAGATTAACTAATTCGCTCAAACTTCAGTATCCTGAAATTTTTGTATCCTAAGTTTTTGAGCTACTAATTTGAAATTTAGGACTTAGTGTCCTAAAATTGTAAgctgctaatttgaaattcagAACTAACTGTCCTGAATTTCTAAACTGCTAATTTGAAATTTAGGACTAAGTGCCTTGGATTTTCGAACTACTAGTAATTTAAAATTCAGGATATAAGTTCGAATTTATGGACACAATTTTCGAATTTTAGAACGCGGTTCAAACTTTAGGACGTCGTGTCCTGAAATTTGAGCGAATTCTATtcaattgaaatgaaatattaCAATTATAACAGGCATTTTGGTTTTCAAATTCAAATTCGTTGGAACAAAATGTTAAGGGTTGTCTTggttttcttaccatatttgattttcctatctcatgaaggaaaggacaacatatttaccataactgagtttttcttttcctagaaggaaaatataattcttccatatttggctagtcccttttcttgtaggaaaaggtttgggctctataaattgaggatcattcattctcattcagtagcatccacaatgtagctatatggggtttgagagtcgtgtttagggggagaactttacggaaCAAAtattagtgtgtcacttgtgtttgccttttcgtgaggttgttctctcgatattttgtacgcTCTTTTAtttagtggattgctcatctccgtcgTGGACGTAGAtcaattgaccgaaccacgttaaaggtttgtgtctcttttggtatatttctcttttgttgtatgatttatcgtcgttaaaggtttgctttgctagattccgcatgacacctgatttttcCGATCCTAACACAAAAGAGGCCCGGCTGGGTACTAACCCTTCATAAAAAATAGGAGGTAGAACCAATAAAGATTTCTTTTTCGATTCATCCCTGGCCTCATTCAAGAATTGTTTTTGATCAAATCCACAGGAATCAATAGAAAaggcaaatcaaagaaaaaaggaaaatagtcaaTTTGATGAATATTCATTTTATACCGTCTCATCTTTATCATTCTTCTTTGTCTTCCAAGTCAAAAATAGCTTAGTTCTAAACTCCTTTCTTTTTCTATTTAGCTTTTATTGTTTGTTTGGGTTTGTAACTATGTGACCACTGGAAATGGAAGAGCTAAACAACAAATCACGAGAATGTGTATTTGTTCTCGAATCTGTCATTGAGAGGAAAAGGATTAAATCCTTTTAAGAAATATAATTTTTGATCTGAATACGAATCAAACTGAAGGACCCTTTTATTGAGCCAGGATAGTATTTGTATGTGTAGAAAGTTCAGGGGTTAAAGTGTACAGATTAGAAGTTAGTACCTAACTTAACTAATGAGATGTTAGTTAGTGTCTGTATATAAGTAGTTAGCTGAGCTTTGTTTGTTAGCTAATTCATTTTTTTCTCCAATCGTGAATAACAATGGAGATTTTACAGATTGCCTTCTCTCTTCCGTTGTATCTTTCTTCTTTCTGTCACTCTTACAGTTCTGATTTGTTCTCTCGATTTTCATTCTCGTCGGAGTTCGTCGTCCCAGAGCTAGGGTTCCTAATTCAGAGCAAAAATGGCTAATGATGGATTGAATGCTGAGAATGTGCAAGGACACACTCATCCTGTTGAGACTGTGCAAGGACACGCTCATCCTGTTGAGGCTGTGCTAGGGCACACTCATCCTTTGTATTTACGACCATCAGACACGCCGGGAGAGCATCTGATTGAATTTAAGCTGATAAGGACAGAGAACTACAATTTGTGGTCTAGATCTATAAGAATTGGGCTGTTTACGAAGAACAAAATTGGATTTATTGATGGAACCTGTAAGAAGGAGAATTTTGAGCAAAATTTGCACGATCAGTGGGAGAGATGCAATGCATTTGTGCTATCATGGATAATGAATGATGTCACCAAAGAGCTCTATAGTACTGTGGTCTATGGGTCCTCTGCGTGTAATGTGTGGAGAGATCTGAAGGAACGGTTTGATAAGAGGAACATCTCTAGAATCTACAATTTGTCGCAGGAAATTATAGCCCTTAAGCAAGGTTTGGCACCAGTCTCTGTTTACTATTCTAAACTGAAGGACCTATGGGATGAATATGATGTTATGACAACTACTCCTTCATGTCCATGTCCTGAGTCAAGGATATTTGTGGAACATATTCAGCAACAATGCAGTTTCTAAGTGGTCTCAATGGATCATTTGCTCAGGCGAAAGGTCAGATTATGTTGATGATTCCAACTCCAAACATCAATGAAGCCTATGCAATGGCTGTGCAGGATGAGAGTCAACGAGCTAAGGCAGCTAGCATCAGTAACTTGGAAATAGGAGCTCAAGCAATGACTTATAACACAGGTCATGTAGCTAACCCAATGGCTTCCAATGCAGGTTATGGAGCTAATGCTGTGGGCTATAACACAGGGCAAACATACACTGGAGGCTACAAGCAGAAGAATCAGCTGTATTGTGATTATTGCAAGTACAAGGGACACACTAGGGATGTCTGTTACAAATTGGTAGGATATCCTGCAGATTTCAAACCAAAGAGGAAGAACTTTGGAAGGAATGCAACTGCAGCACATGTGCAGATGGACAAATGTACAGCAGCCCCAAATGAACAGATAGAAAGGTCAAAAACTGAACCTGCAGGACATTTTTTTACAGAGGAGCAATATATTCAGTTGCTAAGAATGCTCAACTAGGTCAACACCAACACCAACACTTCAACTGATACAGCTGCCCATGCCAAGGTCAGAGGTATACCACTGTCACTTCTGAGTATGATCAAAGAAAATAGGTGAATTATAGACTCGGGAGCTACGAATCACATGGTGTCTAGCCTACATctatatattgattatatggaaCTGTCTGAGAGTAATTCAAGAAAGGTGCAATTACCTACCGGAGAGACAAGTGTGATCACACACTTAGGGACTTCCAGTATATTAGATAACATAGTGATCAAGAATGTGCTTTTTATACCTAAGTTTAGGTATAATTTGTTATCAGTATCTAAACTGACCAGGGATTTAGGCTTATTTTTTGCCTTCTTTCCTGCCTGTTGTATATTCTAGGACATTTGCAATGGCAAGGTGAAGGGGATTGGTAGAATGGAGCATGGATTGTATGTGCTGGATCAGAATGTCAAAGTTAACACATGGAAGATTACATGTTGGTTTCATTTCTTCTATGTTGCCTATTAATAGAATAAATGCTACCTTATGGCATAAACGATTAGGGCATGTGCCTATAGAGACTATGAAAAGAATGCATATGTTTGGAAATACAAAACTTGTTGACTGTAATGATCCATGTTTTGTATGCCTTTTGGCTAAACAAACTCGTTTACCTTTCCCAGATAGCATTACAAAGAGTTATGCATTGGGTGATCTTATACATGCAGATGTGTGGGGACCTTTTAGAGTGTCTACTTATGATGGCAAACAGTATTTCTTGACTCTTGTAGATGATTTCAGTAGATTCACATGGGTGTGCCTCTTGAATTCTAAGGATGAATCGATTGTGGTGTTGAAATTCTTCATTGCTTTAATTAGAACAAAATTTTCTTCCAATGTCAAAGACCTCAGAACAGATAATGGAGAAGAATTTTTCAACAACCAGCTCAAGGAGTTACTTTGTGCAGAGGGGATTACTCATCAAAGTACATGTCCATATACCCCTCAACAGAATGGGGTAGTGGAAAGAAGACATAGATACATATTAGACACTGCCAGATCCTTAAGGTTCCAAGCTAATGTACCCTTAAGGTTTTGGGGAGAGTGTATAATGACTGCAGTGTATCTGATAAATAGAATTCCCTCTAGAATATTAGGTGGAAAATGTCAATTTGAGTTGGTATTCAACAAAGCCCCATCACTGGATCATCTTAGAGTATTTGGATGCCTTTGTTATGCTGCAAATTTGAAGAAAAGGGACAAGTTTTCTACCAGGGCTATTCCTGCAGTATTCTTGGGTTATTCCTTAACTCAGAAAGGTTATAAACTGTTTGATCTAACTAATTGAATAGTTTTTGTCAGCAGGGATGTTGTTTTCCAGGAAGATAGTTTCCCATTTATGCAGCAGTCAGGTGAATGCAGTTCAAGTTCAACTATTCCATCCACATATCAAGATCACAATACACCTGTTACTGGCCTTGATGCTCTATCTCCAACAACCATTTTTCCAATTGATGAACCTTCAGTTGATGTAATGCCCACAGATCCACCACCTCCAGATATACAGGAGGACATGTCACTCAATAGTCCCATTGATGCTGCTTCCCCTACATCCCATAGTATGGATTCTCATACATCATCTACTGCTGATTCTATTCTACACTCACCAGCACCATTACCTCAACATGAAGGCAATTTTGAACCTCGCAGAAGCTCTCGAACTTCTAGACCTCCTATCTGGATGCAGGATTATGTAGGTCACCAAAAGAATGCCTACCCTATTTCCAACTCTGTCAGCTATCTTCATTTGAAGCCTCACTACTCCAAATGTTTGGCTACTTACTCTTCTGAGACAGAACCAAAAACTTTTGCTGAAGCTGCTAAGGATCCTAAGTGGGTTGATGCCATGCAACAAGATATCCAAGCCTTGGAAGATAATCAAACTTGGAGCTTGGTGCCATTGCCACCTGGAAAGCAACCTATAGGGTGCAAGTGAGTGTTCAAAATTAAGTATCATGCTTCAGGAGAGATCGAGAGATTCAAAGCTCGACTGGTAGCAAAGGGCTACACACAGAAGGAGGGCCTTGACTACACTAACACTTTCTCACTTGTTGCTAAAATGGTGACAGTAAGATCAGTTGTGGCACTAGCAGCTTCCTCTGGTTGGCCCCTCTATCAGATGGATGTTCATAATGCTTTTTTGCAAGACGACTTAGTTGAAGAAGTTTATATGCTTGTCCCTCCTGGTTTCTCTAAGGGTATTGACAAGCAGGGGGGGTACCTTGTATGCAGGCTGCATAAGTCCTTGTATGGGCTTAAACAGGTATCTCGACAATGGAATATCAAGCTATCTGAGGCACTACAGACCATGGGGTTCTCTCAAAGCCACTATGATCACTCTCTATTTACTAAGAAAACTGACACGTCTCTTGTTCTAGTGCTCATTTATGTGGATGATTTGATAGTCACTGGGAACAACATTATAAAAATTGACAGGACAAGGGCCAAGCTGCAGAGTGTTTTAGAATGAAGGATCTTGGAGAATTGAAATTTTTCCTTGGGATTGAGTTTGCTCGATCTGAAAAGGGCATATACATGAGCCAACGTAAATATGCATTAGAGCTAATTTCAGAACTTGGATTAGCTGGAACCAAACCCTCTAGCACACCATTAGAAGTAAATCAGAAGTTGACCTCTGTTGATTTTGACAGGATAGCCTCTTCTTCTGATGACAATATTCAAGACCCTCTCTTGAAGGATGCTGGTGAATATCAAAGATTAGTGGAAAGATTATTGTATTTGACAATGACTAGGCCGGATATATCATTTGTTGTACAAACATTAAGTCAGTACATGCATTCTCCCAAACAGTCTCATTTAGATGCAGCAAGGAGAGTTGTCAAATATGTTAAAAATGCACCAGGGCAGGGACTGTTATTACCATCATCAGGTGATGGGACACTGAAGGCATACTGTGATTTTGATTGGGGATCATGCCTCCAAACGAGAAGATCAGTCACTGGTTACTGCGTATTCTTTGGCAATGCTTTGATTTCCTGGAAATCAAAGAAACAGGACACAATGGCAAGAAGTTCAGCTGAAGCTGAGTTTAGGAGCATGGCTTCCACTGCAGCAGAGATTGTGTGGCTCATTGGTCTGCTTGGTGAGTTGGATGTAAAGTTACAACTGCCTGTGGCTCTATTCTGTGATAGCAAGGCAGCTATCCAAATCGCAGCAAATCCTATCTTTCATGAACGTACGAAGCATATTGATATTGATTGCCATTTTATTAGAGAGAAGATAAAGGTTGGCATCATCAAGACTATACATGTGAATACTAAGGAGCAAATAGCAGACATATTAACTAAGGGGTTGGGAAGAACACAACACCAGTATTTGCTGTGCAAGCTTGGAGTGAAGAACCTTTTTCTAccctccagcttgagggggagtattgAGCCAGGATAGTATTTGTATGTGTAGAAAGTTCAGGGGTTAAAGTGTACAGATTAGAAGTTAGTACCTAACTTAACTAATGAGATGTTAGTTAGTGTTTGTATATAAGTTTAGCTGAGTTTTGTTTGTTAGCTAATTCATTTTTTTCTCCAATCGTGAATAACAATGGAGATTTTACAGATTGCCTTCTCTCTCATTCTCTCATGCATGTCTGCTTTCCTTGAAATCTGATACCTTTAACTATTTAAATCAAGATCAATAAAAGGAAGTTTTACAATCACCGACTCAAACCCATTATCGAATTCTACTCAACGGAATATGGAGGTACTTATGGCAGAACGGACCAATCTGGTCTTTCACAATAAAGCGACAGACGGAATTACCATGAAACGACTTATTAGCAGATTAATATATTACTTTGGAATGGCATATATATCACATATTTTGGATCAACTAAAAACTttggctaatctttaaatacattataAACTGTGAGTATAACTTAAACAATATGCTCAAAAGTGGCTACCTTGTGTCATCTCCACCAGAAATTGATGAAATAAACTCCATCAAGCGAATCACCGGTAAACTCATTTCACTTATCACATAATCATCCAAAAATGCTTAATATAGCTAGATGCATAAAATAAGTAAATGTTTCAGAATTAATAGCATCACTAATTCAGGAATAGGCAACAAATACATGGAGCGGTGAGTAATTACCAAATCCAAAACCTCATTACGACATACTAGTTACTTTAAAAACATACAACATGATTATGTACTAATGGAAATATTGTAAATAAAATGTTAAAAAGGAGAAGATCgattgaaaaataaaatacttgACAGACATACATCAAATTGTGTGATACTCTCGAGGTGCATACAATTTATTCATTGAAATAAAACACTTGCAGTAATATGGTGGAGTACAAAAGCACTTATTAAtggaatttttaataaaatactgTAATGATTTACATTAACTTATTTGATTGACCATCTTCCTTTGAGTCCCCTACATGCTGATAGGATTAACGAGTAAGGCTTCAATTACAGACTTCACATTATTCTTTGGATTAGGGGTGTACAagggaaaccgacaaaccgcaccaattCGATAATTCGAGTGAAATCGAGAAAAAAAATCTGactatgatttggtgttgggaAAAAAAACttgaccataattggtttggtttggttttaactaaagaaaatcaaatcgaaaccaaaccaacccgacattatatatatagaaattttagatatatttaatatataaatatacttgttgtgatgtaatttataaatatttcttaaaaatattcataattttatattttaaaatattatttcaaggttgtgcttagaacttttgaatgttccaataagttttatagccattaacattagtaaattaagCATTGCTAataaaagcccaaaccaaaatcaaattaatattaatgctaacaaaaaacattcaattcaatactgctaacgagaatgtattgaatatctatttttttattttgcaataatttagagaaaaatgcataacttatttttattttttctttagcgtttagtcatgtaattagtATTCCCTTATTTTAGCATGaattagtacttttagattatgtttatttttattatggctttttaattagcaatatttatattacataattttgtTGTCTTtaattattgttgaatattttaggataatgccatgacacatctcatagtttgtattattttcttggaaaatactttatatagttgtatct
Proteins encoded:
- the LOC138869417 gene encoding uncharacterized protein, whose translation is MANDGLNAENVQGHTHPVETVQGHAHPVEAVLGHTHPLYLRPSDTPGEHLIEFKLIRTENYNLWSRSIRIGLFTKNKIGFIDGTCKKENFEQNLHDQWERCNAFVLSWIMNDVTKELYSTVVYGSSACNVWRDLKERFDKRNISRIYNLSQEIIALKQGLAPVSVYYSKLKDLWDEYDVMTTTPSCPCPESRIFVEHIQQQCSF